A part of Rhopalosiphum maidis isolate BTI-1 chromosome 3, ASM367621v3, whole genome shotgun sequence genomic DNA contains:
- the LOC113557168 gene encoding BUD13 homolog, which produces MSQKETKKKVISQKDYLKKYLSGGKKKKEKVKIQKRVQIIDDNIDCVENDYETNIGFDPVDEFAPQIVGVVDERPKDVKTLDMYKNKNRWKRIGGDSDIEEDSTKIDIDQVKNYVQQINKSTLNDLIKEKNDESIENDMPIRRDRKTGKKRDLKKEKEEEKKKEEILKEHKAKYAVWGKGVKQVKDAQEQYESDLHEMQKPLARYADDQDLENLLKSKIRDGDPMLEYISKNKGSGEDSPDGVRHEVKRFRGFCPPNRFGIVPGFAWDGVDRSNGYEQKWLLQLNSQKAVEDEAYKWSCSDL; this is translated from the exons atgtCTCAAAAGG agACTAAAAAAAAGGTGATATCCCAAAAggattatctaaaaaaatatctttctggtggaaagaagaaaaaagaaaaagttaaaattcaaaaaag AGTACAAATTATTGATGACAATATTGATTGTGTTGAAAATGATTATGAAACTAATATTGGGTTTGATCCAGTTGATGAATTTGCACCTCAAATAGTAGGTGTTGTTGACGAAAGACCTAAAGATGTTAAAACATTAgacatgtacaaaaataaaaatcgatggAAACGAATCGGTGGAGATAGCGACATTGAAGAGGATTCTACTAAAATCGACATTGATCAAGtcaaaaattatgttcaacaaataaataaatctactttaaatgatttaataaaagag aaaaatgatgAGTCAATAGAAAATGATATGCCTATTAGACGTGATCGAAAAACTGGTAAAAAACGAGAtctcaaaaaagaaaaagaagaagaaaagAAGAaagaagaaatattaaaagagcATAAAGCAAAATATGCTGTATGGGGAAAAGG AGTAAAACAAGTTAAGGATGCTCAAGAACAATACGAGTCTGATTTGCATGAAATGCAAAAACCATTAGCAAGATATGCAGATGACCAAGACCTGGAGAATTTGTTGAAGTCCAAAATCAGAGATGGAGATCCAATGCTcgaatatatatcaaaaaataaaggaTCAGGTGAAGATTCTCCTGATGGTGTCAGACATG aagtAAAGCGGTTTCGAGGATTTTGTCCGCCAAACAGATTTGGCATAGTTCCAGGATTTGCATGGGATGGTGTAGATAGATCGAATGGTTATGAACAGAAATGGCTACTGCAACTAAATTCTCAGAAAGCTGTGGAAGATGAAGCATACAAATGGAGCTGTTCTgacttatga